The genomic segment tgtgaggtttggtgtgggagctcGATCGCTGTCACAGCACAGCGTTGCTTCAACTCGCTCGTTTCTCCGCTCCGTTTTGCGACTTCTTCTTGCTGAAGATGACGACGATCTTCTCCCGCACCACTTTGATCTGCAGGCCGTAGATGACGGCGTTCATGGCGGGCGGGACCACGTGGAACAGGACGGAGGCGAGCTTCCTGTGCTGGGAGAGCTGCGGGAAGCGGTGCAGGATGAGGATGACGTTGCCCGACAGCAGCAGGATGACGTAGACGGCGAGGTGCGACGCACACGTCTGCAGCGCGCGGCCGCTCAGCGCCGCGTCCCTGCGGCTCAAGCACACCGTGGCGATGCGCAGGTACGTGAGCGTGACGGCGGAGAGGGAGCACGCCATGGTGGACGCGGCGGTGCCGAGGCCGTACACATGGTTGATGAGGACGTTCTCGCAGGAGAGCTTGAACAGCGAGGCGTTGTCGCAGAACGGGTTCCTAATGATGTGTCTGCACCGTGACAGGCGCGCACTGAGGGCCACCAGCGCCGCCACCATCACGAAGGCAGCCGCCCACGCCCACGCCGACAGCGCCACCACCATCCTGTTGCTCATGATGGCGGCGTAGCGCAGCGGCTTGCAGATGGCCAGGTAGCGGTCGAACGCCATGATCGTGAGCACGTTGTGTGACGTGGCTCCGTGGAAGTGGGCACAGAACGCCTGCACTACGCACTGATGGTAGTGAACGTAGCGCTGAGTCAGCGGCGTGAAGACGTCCATCAGCAGGTGAGGGATGACGGTCGATGCCCCGAACGCGTCGTTCACGCTCATGTTGCAGAAGAGCAGGTACATGGGCTGATGGAGGCTGCGCTCGGTGGCGATCAGCAGCACCAGGCCGAGGTTTGACACCATGATGAAGACgtagatgaggaggaggaggacgaaggCGGGGACGGAGGACTGGGGCGTGACCCTCAGCCCCTCCAGGAGCAGGATGTCCACACCCACTGTTATATTCTCCATCAGCAGAGTGGCGGCGCGGGTCACATGATCATAACAtctgagagaggagaaagagaaacacGACATGTCACAGATTTACTGACTCATATAAACACTAGATATGAAGATGAATTCAAACATTTTACTTTCTCTTTCCATCTTTATCACCTAGAACAAAACGTAAACGTGGCATATTATAATAttcctgataataatgatgtatttCTTCATTCATACACATGTTTGACACTCACTTGACataatctacgtcagtttaaatttaagatgtttttatctcactgttagacagacagtttctctcccacaccaaagtccatagagaaaatcagtgattttagctggctgggacactggagctgctgggctactgctgcctcgtgtggtcactttgtgtcactgaggtcaatctgaacaaaggatttcaaaagccgaattgacaaaaaaagacatttgaacttagtgatggaggcaggagtggatcaacaactcctgtgaactcctgtgtgctgtgatgttgaaattactgattttctctatggggtttggtgtgggagagtgaggggtttacaaacttcattttcagaCTTTGGCCTCTGTCTTCCACTAAAGTAACAGAGTCATCAGATAACAAAGCAGTACACAGTATACATAGTATAGAACTCAACAACTGAAGAAATACAGGGGAAGTACTTTGCCAAATATGAACTTGTTGTGTTGTAATTGTACAAAAAAGAGACGCGAGAATCGTCTATAAAGAGATGAATTCAGAACAAGAACAATACCTGCTGGTAGTTTTCTCTCATATTTAGTTGTAAGATCACTATTGGAAACGTAGAGGATCATCTAAACTTGGCGAAATGTAAGCACATAAGCCCAGTTCTTTGAATATGGACtacatatttgaaataaattgtcttttatgttttgtaaatgtcgatcattttagtatttattgatttactAACAgagaatatacatatacacacgtCATATGGATGATCAGGAGAACTGACAGTTATTTTCTTCACTGGTTAAAAATGTACAGATTAGtagattgtaatattttgtAAATGACATTTTGCCTTCATTTGAACTTGTGTAACAACAGATCATTCTGAAGAGATTATTCTCATTGTTCATGcatgttttcttgtgtgtgtgtgtgtgtgtgtgtgtgtgagtgagtgtgtttgcttCGTTTGaggagtgaaataaaaaaacatacatgagGAAGAGGAGTAAATCTCATGTGATCAACCATCATATCTGATGCAAAAATCgaataaatttaaataaagacattctTCATCAAAGTGTTTCACTTCAGAGTAGAATGTGGAATATTATGAGTATTtcaaatatatgaaatataaatacaaaaacagagagtttgtttttcaagattcaagattcaagattcaagattcaagattctttattgtcattatgcaagcataacaaaatttcctcccgagacTCTCAGCAAACATTGAAGCAAACATTTTTCATGATGAGgctgcacaggtgtgtgtgtgtgtgtgtgtgtcacctgtgtgtgtgtctctccacaGACGCTGATGTCTCTGCTTCTTCTTGGTCTCATTTATTCAGACTCAGTGACGGTGaatgtgatcacatgatcacgtgaAAATCAAACATGTGATTAGCAACACGCTATTAAAGGCctcatagaccggaagctccaattagcgctgcgtttgtgtgtgtgtatctgcgtcattacctcgtttatgaaaccctaaagtttcagaacaacagttcagccactgctgagaaaatagtgttgtattgttttcctgggctctgcgaagcggatcggcacttccttaatttgatgtcgtcatcagaaatcctcaccactcctctcaccaccgtagcaccTCCctgtgcgggcactagtccgggcacatccggttgcgtacattcattGCAGCTGAAGTGTTTTTAGCATGAAGCTGAAGTGTTGTTAGCttgtgttgttagcatgaagctCAAGTGGTGTTTGTTTACGTTGGTAGCATCAAGCTCTACTGTTGTTCGCGtgtgttgttagcatgaagctCTAGTGTTGTTCGTGTAACAGGGTCAGTTACTACACTATATTTTTTTAAGGTACTGCAATTTATTGAAtacctgatatttattttatttgcttttttattttaaattgcacaaaatgtatgttttcagtttttatttttatattttaccctGACACGGCAGGTTAAGTTGTCATGTGGAACCTTCATGATTTTCTGTCCCCCACGTTCACTTTTGAGGTGCCCACCCAGTATTTAAGGGTGTGTCTGCCCTCACCTctccccttctgctgctgcatgttgtgGGAGAGGTACGTGATGTGCGCttgtgtgatttctgtattGTTTAGCATTGTCATTATGCTAATATGGAGATTATCATGCTAAATTTGACAAgctgtacatgtttattttatagagggcacgtttccctgtgtttcacatgctgatgggagttttctttcacttgcCTTGTGTCAGAAATAAACAGAGACTACCTCCAAAAGATATTCATCGTACAACGCAGACCGCAAAACTCCACCGGTTACATTCGCATTAAGCCTAAgtgttgttagcatgaagccaaagtgttgtttgcttgtgttgttAGCATGCAGCTGAAgtgttgttagcatgaagcCCAAgtgttgttagcatgaagctCCAGTGGTGTTTGTTTACGTTGGTAGCATGAAACTctactgttgtttgtgtgtgttgttcgcATGAAGCCCAAGTGCTGTTAGCATGAAGCCcaagtgttgtttgcttgtgttgttAGCATGCAGCTGAAgtgttgttagcatgaagcCCAAGTGTTGTTACCATGAAGCTgaagtgttgtttgcttgtgttgttagcatgaagctCTAGGGTTGTCTGCTTGTGTTGTTAGCAAGAAGCTCGTGTTGTTTGCATTAACTTATCATTTTATTAGCATCTGTTGTAAGCATCAAGCTTGTGTTGTTGGCATTAATTTAACGTTTTGTTTGCATAtgttgttagcatgaagctCAAGTGTTGTTAGATTGTTTGGTTGGCATTAGCCTAAACTTTGGTTAGCTTGTGTTGTGAGCATGAAGCTAACACAGTGTTGAGTTGGAGAAGCTTTAGCTATCGAGGTTTAGCTTGATCATGTTGATTAAACCAGACAAAGGTTTTTGATTCGTTTGAGCTTTTGCACCTTTACTGTCAGAGGttaaaataattacaacatGAGCTACCGTAGCTTCTCAGCTAACGCAGCGACTGAGCTTACATAGCGACCTGTCAAACTACAgaaaggtcacatgactgaagcTTTTCAAAGGTCTCGGCTCACTTTATCTGCATGATTTTTAACCTAAGATCATACATTTTAAGATTGTGTAGCTTGTGTGGTTAGCATGAAGCTCAAGTGTTGTTAGCTTGTGTTGTTAGCATTAAGCTCAAGTGTTTTATCATACATTTTAAGctgttgtcatcatcatcatcatctaccgctttatcctccaccagagggtcgcggggggtgctgtgccaatctcagctacatcgggggataggcggggtacaccctggacagttcgccagtccatcgcagggccacacacagatacagacaaacaaccattcactctcacactcactcctatggtcaatttagagtgttcaatttacctatccccacattgcatgtttttggactgtgggaggaagccggggaacccggagagaacccacgcacacagaacatgcaaacttgctccatgcagaaaggcccttgttccaaccggtgctcgaacccgggtcttctcgctgcaaggcgcgagtgctaaccactacaccaccgtgtggcccattttaagctgttgttgtcatttaaatTTGGCTGAAtggttgaaaaataaatgtttaggGTGAAATAAACCCAGACCAGTTGTTTACTGTTTAACAGgcactttaataaaaaatgaaaaatgttaacatttcatTGTCGTAGTTTTGCTGCTGAACATGATGAAGATTTTCTGTCGCACCACTTTGATCTGCAGTCTGTAGATGATGGCGTTCAGGGCGGGCAGAACCACGTGGAACATGATGGAGGCCAGTTTGCGTTGACGACGGAGCCCGACACGAGCATGATGACGTAGACGGCGAGCTGAGTGGTGCAGGTCTGCAGTGCACGGCCGTTCAGGGTCGCGTTCCTGCTGCTCAGATAGACCATGATAAAGACatagatgaggaggaggaggataaaggCAAGGATGGTGGACTGGGGCGTGACCTTTAACCCCTCCAGGAGCAGGATGTCCGTCTGGTTCTCCATCGCTCAGAGGCTGAGGTGAGCTCACCTGATAAACACAAGAGAGCGTGAACGTGGGAATATGAAAGCTAACATTTCCAACGAGGACATGTCTattacctgaaacacacacacgcacacttgtttttatatgataGCGAGgacacatcactgacatcatgcaggtcttaaccctgagaaaaatgtcctcacactcTGGTTTCTGTGACTTCATAGGACATGACACCGTCCTGCAGACTGACGCTAACATGTCTTCACACAAACCTGATGTTTTTGTCCCCATCAGGAAAACAAGTGTGTAAAGAGATTTCGGTCCTCACAACATGCATAATatgtggaacacacacatatttaagtGTATGAACAGTGAAGCCTGacttgaagaagaagaagaagaagaagatcattTATATCAAACATGTGAtaaaaatccccccaaaaatgAATTTCACTGAGGCAAACACCCTGGATATGAGATCTGTTTGGTTGATGAAATgtcaaagatattcagtttatgtCATTATGTCACTTTAGACAACTTTTAACACTCTCtaacactctctcactctctctaaCTCTCTAAATCTCTAAATCTCACCTTATGGAGACAAAAAATCAGGTCCGCATGAAGgtcattttaaggtgaagacatgttagAGTAAGTCTACAGGCGATAAATGTTAAGTCCtcgtaatgtcctctgaagtcatggaaaccagactctgtgtgtgtgtgtgtacttgtacttataTCTTTTATGAGGTCCAAAAAACTGAATAAGCtatgtttgtgaggacattttgaccttgtttgGACATTTTGTCAGTTAATGCAACACTAATAATGATAAGTATGTTAATCCGACTAAGACcagcttgattttagtcggactaacgtgtttatgGGGCATTAATTAAACTGAATTATtctcttagtccgactaaaatcagacttttaacatgcattatCATACACACTGACTGTCATCCTGGTGTTGAAGGTAAGACATGGTTTGTTCCTGAACAAGAACCCGAGCTTTGCTTTCAATCTGGGATTTAAGGGAATTAAGATTCACAGACATTTATGAGAGTCCACCAACTGGACAGGGACacgttttgtggacaaaaaagacggcactttctttttgtttttgaaaaacagcACAGCAGCTTTCTTTCATCGACATTCAGCACcagtttatttgatttaatctcAGTTTTATTCACACATCATCCACGTGaaatacagtttatatacagtCGACATTTTCACTGTGACTCCGAGGAAGCGATTTAAACTTGTTGATAAAGCAGCGACGGGCGAGACGTTGGCCAGACATACAACAACATATAATATATGTACAAACAGACAGATAATCCCAGCACTCGGGTTACATTAGATTAGCAGGTGAGTTGAAGATATAAGAGCAAATGTTTGCAGGTCAACATTAACGTCGGAGCATTTCTTGATATAATCAgaaaatgaattgcctttttggaCATTCTGGTGCATGACACAAGCAGTTTGAGACGGAATACGTCtgatatatttatacacacatatgtgtatatatactgatTCTCACTTTTAATGCCTTATAGATCACACTGTGTCAAAATTTGGGTGGAACACTTAAAGATCTACTATACCATAACTATAATTAAACTTCAGAAAAGAGCaattagaataataaataaagtgggagaatcagtttttctttcacGTCAGAATTTCTAAAACACCAGAGATCATTTTGTGATGTGGTCGAAATAAAACTCCTGATTCTTTAACTCGAAGAGAAGGAAAGTTATAATTGACAAACTGTGAATGAATTACAGTTTACAATGCAAACTGAAAGTCCAGCGCTATAATTGTGAGCGCGATGTTTTCTGAACATTTCTGATTGTCTTCGGTTTTTCCTAGTGTAGCAGTATGAGCGTATGTAGCTCCTCCTCTCGTGAGTGTTGTTACTACTACAAGAAGGTACGTCTGTATATTGTGAAATATAACCAACTTAATTGTAACGTACGTAGCGGTGGTTAATAATGTTCTTTTGATTAGGTGATCTTAACCATCTAACAGCCGCTGCTGCTTTGTAGCCACTGAGTTTTGGTTCGTGTTGGTGGCCGCTGCGGGCTCGTGTGGCGTCATTCGGTGGCCGTCGGAAACTTTACCGCCGACTGCCAGCCCAAGCATACGCCGGGCCAAAGCGATCGTTCGGCTGCAGCCCCGCACAACTGTTTTTACCGGGGATTTTCCCCCTTATAcggagcgagtgtgtgtgtgtgggagaaagtgTGCAATATTGTTTTTGGGTATTGTGTCTGGGTTAAATGGGATTTTGtttatgtaattttatttagttaatttcaagattgtgttttgtaatttaagtaatttgattttgttttggttttctttcattttctctttccttGTCAGTAGTGAagttatgtgatttatttaggcCTGTGACCTGCCCGTGTTTagttctgttttgcttttgttttgaatgtatgaATCCCCACTAATTTGTTATTATCCTCCTCCTGTTTCAGTTGCTGTAggccggtggtggtggtgctggtggtctgGTGGTGGCATCCTCCCGTCTTGTCTTGCTGTGTCCCTGGGAGCGGGTTTTCGTCACTGAGAGGGTCTGCCACGTGTGCTTGGTGattattgtggtgtttttctttggtggatCCCTCCCCTGCCCTAGCCTTCGTCCACTCACTTTGGCCTCAGCCCTGTTAAGGttcttttccccccatttttgttggtgtgaatgagttttattgaagtttttaggattattgtttaataaaagaaacatatgTTAACTTGGAACCACGTCTCTTGCCCCCTCAGTAACCCGAACTGTGTGCCTTTATAATATTACCTAGTAAttccctgggtgaaattcccGGGGTGGCGTTGTCGAGCTTCTAATAATTTCTTACTTTATCGCCTACCCGCGCCACACTAGTTTTGTACAGGATTCAGGCAAAAAGAAGCCACGTTCTTGGCATATTTACAGACAGGAGTATTAGGCCACAGGTAAAAAAGactttttgaaagaaagaaaagtaaatttagaatcagaattctgactttaaaatgttctaCTCTTCCATTTTCATAAtttgctgtgtttaaaatgatcatAAAGGTACAGCTTTCTTAGGCTGAAACAGTTTCAACAGAAATTTCCGGATCTCTTTTGACTGAACGCCGTAAATGAGTGGGTTGAGGCTGCCGGGGACCAGGTGAAACAAAATGACCGACAGCTTCCTGTACTCTGAGTACTGGGGGAATCGGTGCaggatgatgacgatgaagcCGCTGATCAGCATGATGAGATACAACACCAGGTGAGTGCTGCAGGTCTTCAGGGCCTTGCTGTTCAGAGACTTGTTCTTGCTGGTAAGACAAACCACGCTGATCTGCGTGTACGTGAGGACAATGCTGCCGATGGACGACGAGAACAGCACCACGGTGAACGTGAGGCCGTAGATGTTGTTGATGAACACGCTCTCGCAGGAGAGCTTGAACAGCGAGACGTTGTCACAGAAAGGGTTCGTGACCAGAGTCCTGCATCGGTTCAGCCGGATGGTCAGGCCGAGCAGAATCCCGACCAGAACAAAGGCCACGCCCCAAGCGGACGCCGTCAGCTTCACCACCGTCTTGTTGGTCATGATGGCGGCGTAGCGCAGGGGGTTGCAGATGGCCACGTATCTGTCGAAGGCCATGATCATGAGCACCGTGTGGGACGTGGTGCCGAACATGTGCGAGGTGAACGCCTGGAGCACGCACTCGTAGTAGCTGATGAGGCGCTCGGACGGCGGCCGCAAAATGTCCGAGAGCAGCCGCGGCACCATGATGGAGTTCCCGACGATGTCGTTGACGGGCAGGTTGCAGAAGAGCAGGTACATGGGCTGGTGCAGGTTCTCGTCGATGAAGACCAGGACCACGATGCCCACGTTCATGAGGATGATGAGCAGGTAGGagagcaagaagaagaaaaagaccgGGTACACAGAGACCTCTGTGACCTTCAACCCCTCCAGCTGCAGGGTGATGCTGTTGAATGTGTAGTTTTCCATCAGCCTGGAACAGAACAGAAGAGGTTTTCATGATCAGCGCTTGTCATCAAAACTAACACAAGTTAAAACgctgacatttaaatgatgttttttttttacttttgttcgTCTTCCTGTTCATGAAGTTGTCAAACGATCAGAGCTTTCAAACAACTTCTGCTAAAAGACCGACCTGATCTCAGCTTTTATAGAACTCTCAACAACAGGGGACGTGACACTATCTCTGCGTCGCCTTTGCGGTTACCATAGAGACCGTTAACAGCCAGAGTTAACTCAGACGAACTAACTCATGAAGGGTGGCTGTAAACACCATCAGCACAAAATGTCAActcactgacggaggcagcagtggatcgagcTAAAAttgattttctgattttctctatggactttggtgtgggagagtgagtggtttacaaacttcagtttcccttCCCGTgaaaaagtctgtgtaacagtgagataaagacttgaACGTGTTCAGAAGATGTCATACATGTGTTTTGATGCTGATTGTATTCAGTTCAAAAGGCTCAAGCAACAGgaaattcagtgattttaacatcacagcacacaggagttgttgatccactgctgcctctgtcactaAGGTCACGTGTTTGTTAGCATGCAGCTGAAgtgttgttagcatgaagcCCAAgtgttgttagcatgaagctCAAGTGGTGTTTGTTTACGTTGGTAGCATGAAGCTCTACTGTTGTTTGCGtgtgttgttagcatgaagctCTAGTGTTGTCTGCTTGTGTTGTTAGCAAGAAGCTCAAGTGTGGTTAGCATGAAGCTCAAGTTGGGTTTGTTTATGTTGCTAGCATCAATCTCTAGTGTTGTTTGCTTGTGCTGTTAGCATGGAACTCAAGTGCTGTTAGCATTTGCCTAACGTTTTGTTAGCTTGGATTATTAGCATGAAGCTCAAGTGTTGTTAGCATCtgttgttagcatgaagctCTACTGTTGTTTGCATTAACTTAACATTTTATTAGCATCTGTTGTAAGCATCaagcttgtgttgtgttgttagcTTGTTTGGTTGGCATTAGCCTAAACTTTGGTTAACTTGTGTTGTGAGCGTGAAGCTAACACAGTGTTGAGTTGGAGAAGCTTTAGCCTGATCATGTTGATTAAACCAGACGAaagtttttgatttgtttgagcGTCTGCACATTTACTCTCAGAGGTTAAAATAATTACAAGATGAGCTAACGTAGCGACTGAGCTTACAGAGCAAACCTGTCAAATACAGAAAGGTCACATAACTGAAGCTTTTCAAAGGTCTCGGCTCACTTTATCTGCATGATTTTTAACCTAGGATAGTACATTTTAAGATTGTGTAGCTTGTGTTGTTAGCATGTGTTGTTAGCATTAAGCTTAAGTGTTTTATCACAGATTTTAagctgttgttgtcatttaaatTTGGCTGAATggttgaaaacattttttttaaggtgacaTAAACCCAGAACAGTTGTTTACTGTTTAACAGgcactttaataaaaatgaaaaatgttaacatttcacTGTTGTGGTTTTGCTGCTGAACATGATGAAGATTTTCTGTCGCACCACTTTGATCTGCAGTCCGTAGATGATGGCGTTCAGGGCGGGCGGAACCACGTGGAACATGATGGAGGCCAGTTTGCGTTGGTCCGACAGGAGGGGGAAACGATGGAGGATAATGACGACGGAGCCCGACACGAGCATGATGACGTAGACGGCGAGGTGAGTGGCACAGGTCTGCAGCGCGCGGCCGTTCAGGATCGCGTTCCTGCCGCTCAGACAGACCGCAGCGATCCGCAGGTACGTGAGCGCGACGCTGCCGAGGGAGGAGCCGAGTAGGACGATGGTGTAGCCGAGGCCGTAGATGTTGTTGATCAGGACGCTTTCGCAGGAGAGTTTGAAGAGTGAGGCGTTGTCGCAGAACGGGTTGAAGATAACCCACCTGCAGCGCGTCAGGCGGACGCTGAGGCCCACGAGGATGGACACCAGCAGCAAAGACACAGTCCACGCCCACGCCGACAGCATCGCCACCATCCTGTTGGTCATGATGGCGGCGTACCGCAGCGGGTTGCAGATGGCCATGTAGCGGTCGAACGCCATGATCATGAGCACGGTGTGACACGTGCTCGCGTGCAAGTGGCCACAGAACGCCTGAGCGGCGCAGTCAATGTAGGGGATGAACCGTTCTGTACTCGGGAGGAGGGCGTCGCTCAGCAGGCGAGGGATGAGAGTCGACGCCCCAAACGCGTCGTTCACGCTCATGTTGCAGAAGAGCAGGTACATGGGCTGATGGAGACTGCGCTCGGTGGCGATCAGCAGCACCAGGCCGAGGTTTGACACCATGATGAAGACgtagatgaggaggaggaggataaaggCGGGGACGGAGGACTGGTGCGGGACCTTTAACCCCTCCAGGAGCAGGATGTCCGTCTGGTTCTCCATCGCTCAGAGGCTGAGGTGAGTTCACCTGATAAACACAAGAGAGCGTGAACGTGGGAATATGAAAGCTAACATTTCAAACTAGCCCCATTAGCTTTCACTGCTAGCTTCACTAACTGAATCTCAAACTCAGGCGTGAAAACTTTAcacacaaagtcaatgcacagatgAGGCGCGATTGGCGTGCAGTGAAAATCGTGCCCATTGCGTCTGTCACACAAACCAAATTTGACGCTCGAGTTTTcaatcatttttgtgtgtggacactttgtGCGTATGGTTGTCGTGAAACAACACAAGACGACGGTGCAACGATGCTTTGGTTGATGGTGTTTAACAGAATTTTATCGTGTTTTACTCAAGTAGCAacacatacttcacacactggtatagtgacgtTAGATTGAGACAGGGCGAGAGACTCCAGTTATtatgatttcat from the Solea solea chromosome 4, fSolSol10.1, whole genome shotgun sequence genome contains:
- the LOC131458523 gene encoding olfactory receptor 8G17-like; this translates as MENYTFNSITLQLEGLKVTEVSVYPVFFFFLLSYLLIILMNVGIVVLVFIDENLHQPMYLLFCNLPVNDIVGNSIMVPRLLSDILRPPSERLISYYECVLQAFTSHMFGTTSHTVLMIMAFDRYVAICNPLRYAAIMTNKTVVKLTASAWGVAFVLVGILLGLTIRLNRCRTLVTNPFCDNVSLFKLSCESVFINNIYGLTFTVVLFSSSIGSIVLTYTQISVVCLTSKNKSLNSKALKTCSTHLVLYLIMLISGFIVIILHRFPQYSEYRKLSVILFHLVPGSLNPLIYGVQSKEIRKFLLKLFQPKKAVPL
- the LOC131458575 gene encoding olfactory receptor 10H1-like, whose protein sequence is MENQTDILLLEGLKVPHQSSVPAFILLLLIYVFIMVSNLGLVLLIATERSLHQPMYLLFCNMSVNDAFGASTLIPRLLSDALLPSTERFIPYIDCAAQAFCGHLHASTCHTVLMIMAFDRYMAICNPLRYAAIMTNRMVAMLSAWAWTVSLLLVSILVGLSVRLTRCRWVIFNPFCDNASLFKLSCESVLINNIYGLGYTIVLLGSSLGSVALTYLRIAAVCLSGRNAILNGRALQTCATHLAVYVIMLVSGSVVIILHRFPLLSDQRKLASIMFHVVPPALNAIIYGLQIKVVRQKIFIMFSSKTTTVKC
- the LOC131457994 gene encoding olfactory receptor 52E8-like; this translates as MENITVGVDILLLEGLRVTPQSSVPAFVLLLLIYVFIMVSNLGLVLLIATERSLHQPMYLLFCNMSVNDAFGASTVIPHLLMDVFTPLTQRYVHYHQCVVQAFCAHFHGATSHNVLTIMAFDRYLAICKPLRYAAIMSNRMVVALSAWAWAAAFVMVAALVALSARLSRCRHIIRNPFCDNASLFKLSCENVLINHVYGLGTAASTMACSLSAVTLTYLRIATVCLSRRDAALSGRALQTCASHLAVYVILLLSGNVILILHRFPQLSQHRKLASVLFHVVPPAMNAVIYGLQIKVVREKIVVIFSKKKSQNGAEKRAS